TCTTTCAAAGTGTCCTTGCAGCTTTTTATCATTTGTTCAAAATGAAGTTCCAATGCGCGCAAGATTTCCTTAATTCCTGATTGTTCCATTATTTTCACCTCCAATTAATTAACTCTATTATATCTGCTAGTTTTGCTTTTGAAAAGAAGTGTTAGAAAACATGGCTTGTCACTAAAACCTTTGAATTTTTTATACCTAATACCAATAAAGTTGAGACTTTCTTAAAAGTATAAAAAAGGTTATTGAAGTAATCATTCATCACTCCAATAACCGCATCTATCCCTATCATGTGTCATCGATTATTTCTTTTTATCCATTTTGTACTTCCCTTAATAATGAGTTCTTACTTCCGGATTCTGACGGTACTCCGCCCATAAATCCTCAATCGATTTTCCTGTTATTTCTTCAAAAATATCGAGGTTGAACGTGTCCTTCTGCATTTCCCGATTAATAATGTCTACTGCAAAATGATTCTTGTGCTGAGTAATCCATAATAAAAAGCGCGCGGTTACTCGATAACCACTGTCATAGTTATCCGTTTCCTTTATTTCCTCTGGCAATCTCCAGCTGCCATTGTGTGGACCATAGACATATCTCGTATAATCTGCAATCCCTTCCGTAATCCACCATGTATCATCATTGTAGGTTGGATAGCCTTGAGCAATGTGCGTCAATTCATGGGTGAAAAGTGCGACATCATCAGGATGAGTCAGAATCCAGTTTGAGCTGACAACAATTTTGCCGTTATCTGCATATGCTACTCCATCGTAGGCAGGATCAAACTCGAGCGTTACATTTCGGCTTGCTTCCTTAGGGTTGAATGAATACTTTCTTACCAACTTCGGATAAACCTTAAAATATAGATCCACAAACTCATCAATTAAAGGTTTGATAGCTGGATCCTCTACGCCGTTTATAACCTCAAGCTTATACCTTCTCTTTTCATATTCCTGTGTTGTTTGCGTGAAATTGCTTGTTTCATAAGAGGCAGTCTCCTTTGCTAGAACACTAGAATAACCACCAAACCCACTCACCAAAAGCCCAGTACAGATCAAACCGCTTACTAACCTTTTCATTCAAAATCCCTCCACGAAACTTTATTATTTGCTTACTCCAAAATTGTTGTTGGCATAAAATCTATAAATTGCAATGTGTATGCTGGGTTGTTTTCCGCGGGCACGGCTTAAGCCTCCTCGAGAAACCCACTCTGCGGGGTCTTAAGACTCGTGCTGTTCCCGCAGGGAGTCAACGGTCCTCCGCTCCAAACAACCATCATATAATAGTGGGTGAGCAATGATTTTCATCTTTTCACCCTTCAGTGATTGGAGCTGTGGGCAGTCGACTCCTGCGGGATGATAGGCATAGGTGAGACCCCACAGAGCTTGACAGCTAAGGAAGCCCGACTAAAACCGCCCTTTGCGGGCAACGTCGGCTACCCCTCGCCGGGGCAAGGAGGCTCACCAGCCGCCCGCGGAAAGCGACTGCCCGCAGCGGAAATCACGTTGCTGTTACGTCCCAATTTTTATTAACTGCGATGATATTAGCAACAAACTAAGCAAAAACTGCCTTCCTTATTCCGCTCCCCTAACACGAGCCCACTTATAATCATAAGTAATACCAACCTGATTATGCAGCACACCCTGGATTTTCGGTGAAATTAACAGTGCACGTGAACTTTGGTACAACGGCGCAACTGCCGCATCCTCAGCCAATATTTTTTCAGCCTGTAAAAAAGCATCAAAACGCTTTTCCGGTTTAAGCGCTAACTCATCAACCGTACTTTGAATTAATTTATCGTATTCAGGATTCGAATACCCCATATGGTTGTTTCCACCATCCGTCAGCCATAAGCTTAACCAAGTATATGGATCAAGATAATCAGGACCCCAGCCAGCGAATTCGATATCATAATCCATGTTGGTATCCAGCTCCATCTTTTGTTTAGACGGAACCTGTTTCAAGGTAATCGTTAATCCCGGAAGGTTTTTCTCCATTTGATTTGCAACATATTGATTCATCACCTTCGTATTCGGTTTGTCTCCACCCAGAAATTCAAGTTCAACCTTATCCTTACCGATTTCCTCTAGTCCCTTTTTCCATAATTCCTTCGCTTTCTCTTTATCGTACGTTACCAAATCACCATTAATTTCACGGAAATACTCACCGGTTTCAGGGTCAACACTGAATTTTTCCGGAACAAAGCCATTCGTAACAATGGATCCATCATTCAGTACTTCATCAACAATCGCCTGTTTGTTAATTGATTTGCTGATTGCTTTGCGAATGTTCACGTTTGCCAATGCTTCCGATCTTGTTTGGTTAAATTTCAACCAGGATAATGTTCCCTGTGGTATCGTCGTAAAGTCATCGCGTGACGAATATTTGTCAACAAGGTCAGACACGAGCATAGCACGATCGATTTCACCTTTTTCGTATAAATCGACCCTTGTCTGTGCATCTTTGACCACGTCAAATGTAATCTTCTCCAGGTTCACATGCTCCGCATCCCAGTAATCTGGATTTTTTACTAATGTCCAGGAAGTTGACGTATTCTTCCAATCTTTTATGATAAACGGACCATTAGACAATAGTTTCTTAGAGTTAGTCGCATATTCTTTCCCCTGCTTCTCAACGAATTTTTCATTTAACGGGAAAAGGGTTCCAAACGTTGTTAATGATTTGAAATATGGCGTAGGTTTCTCAAGTGTAACGATCAGTGTATGGTCACCATCCGCTTTTACACCTAATTGATCCGCCGGTAAATCACCTTCGTTTATCTTTTTAGCATTTTTAATGACGCCGCCCATGATGTATGGGCCATACTCCGATCCAGTAGAAGGATCGACCGCCCGCTGCCAGGAATAAACGAAATCATGCGCAGTTACGGGATCACCATTGGACCATTTCGCATCGTCACGTAAAGTGAATGTCCACGTCAGCCCGTCATCACTAACTTTATGTTCCTTTGCAATACCTGGGACTAGCTTGCCGCCCTGCCCAATGCGGTAAAGTCCCTCCATGGTATTCCCCATGTAGATAAATGAAATTTCATCGGTGGCCATCGATACATCCATTGTAGGAATCGTATCTTCCTCGACTAGATTAAGGATTTGCTCTGTGTCGCTGCTGCCTTCAGATGATTCTCCGGAATTACTATCAGCCTTCCCACTGGTTTCGTTGTCCCCCCAGAACATGCAACCATAACGATACTCAGCAAAAGACCCAACGCTAACAAGAGCGAAAGTTTCATCGACCTCATCATTTGTTACCTCCCGTTTTTTGTACGAATATTTTCCAGAACCTAGTAACCCATTACATCCGCTTCACTCGGTTTTCGTCTATCCATTAACTTGTTCTGCCAGCTCCCTTAATTCAATCCGACGACCTTTTTTATGCGAAACTGCTGCCGCCTCATTAATAGTAGTCAAATTCACGACGTCTTCTCTCGTAATTGTCGGTGCAGTTCCATCTTTAATTGCCCTAATCCACTGCTGCATCGGCATTGGTAAGGCGGGCAGCACTTCCTCTGGGATCACCCATTCCCCTTCACCTGACTGACGACTTTTTAGACGAATCTGTTCATCCTCCATTAGCAATGTTCCTTCTGTTCCATACAGTTCTAATTGAAATGGACTCCCGTTTGATAGAAAGCTAGTTTCAACAACACCTAACGCACCAGATTCATACTCTAGTAGAACAACAGCGTTATCATCAACTCCTATCCCATTCGTTTGCTGAAGTCGCGCGTTCAGCGCTAATACAGATCCAGCAAGCCGATTTGTCAAATAAATCGGATGTGCTCCAAGATCAATCAATGAACCTCCACCACATTGTTCCTTATCAAAAAAGCGTTCCGGCAGCCAGCCTTGGTCTTTCCCTTCTATTGGCACCGCACCATTATGAGCAAGACGGCAGCGAATCATGGTCAGTTTACCGAGCAAGCCTTTATTCACTACCTTTTGTGCATATAAATAACAGCTTTCTGTTAACCTTGGTAAGGAAACCATTAAGTTAACCCCTTGTTCATCGACAGTCTCAAAGATTTCCTCACACTCTTCTCGGGAAAAAGCCAATACCTTCTCCGTGAAAATATGTTTCTTCTTAGTTGCCGCAGCAAGTATAATCTCCTTATGCAAATTCGTAGGTGTATTGACAATCACGGCATCGATAGCCGGATTGGATAAAACGGCATGTAAATCCCCTTCGAACGGAACACCAAGCTCCTTTGCCCATTTTTCTCCGCGTTCAACTTCTTCATCCCACACAAGCTCGATGGAAACGTTCTCA
This Virgibacillus phasianinus DNA region includes the following protein-coding sequences:
- a CDS encoding basic secretory protein-like protein translates to MKRLVSGLICTGLLVSGFGGYSSVLAKETASYETSNFTQTTQEYEKRRYKLEVINGVEDPAIKPLIDEFVDLYFKVYPKLVRKYSFNPKEASRNVTLEFDPAYDGVAYADNGKIVVSSNWILTHPDDVALFTHELTHIAQGYPTYNDDTWWITEGIADYTRYVYGPHNGSWRLPEEIKETDNYDSGYRVTARFLLWITQHKNHFAVDIINREMQKDTFNLDIFEEITGKSIEDLWAEYRQNPEVRTHY
- a CDS encoding peptide ABC transporter substrate-binding protein, whose amino-acid sequence is MFWGDNETSGKADSNSGESSEGSSDTEQILNLVEEDTIPTMDVSMATDEISFIYMGNTMEGLYRIGQGGKLVPGIAKEHKVSDDGLTWTFTLRDDAKWSNGDPVTAHDFVYSWQRAVDPSTGSEYGPYIMGGVIKNAKKINEGDLPADQLGVKADGDHTLIVTLEKPTPYFKSLTTFGTLFPLNEKFVEKQGKEYATNSKKLLSNGPFIIKDWKNTSTSWTLVKNPDYWDAEHVNLEKITFDVVKDAQTRVDLYEKGEIDRAMLVSDLVDKYSSRDDFTTIPQGTLSWLKFNQTRSEALANVNIRKAISKSINKQAIVDEVLNDGSIVTNGFVPEKFSVDPETGEYFREINGDLVTYDKEKAKELWKKGLEEIGKDKVELEFLGGDKPNTKVMNQYVANQMEKNLPGLTITLKQVPSKQKMELDTNMDYDIEFAGWGPDYLDPYTWLSLWLTDGGNNHMGYSNPEYDKLIQSTVDELALKPEKRFDAFLQAEKILAEDAAVAPLYQSSRALLISPKIQGVLHNQVGITYDYKWARVRGAE
- a CDS encoding Gfo/Idh/MocA family protein yields the protein MLNVALLSRWHVHADDYAREASENENVSIELVWDEEVERGEKWAKELGVPFEGDLHAVLSNPAIDAVIVNTPTNLHKEIILAAATKKKHIFTEKVLAFSREECEEIFETVDEQGVNLMVSLPRLTESCYLYAQKVVNKGLLGKLTMIRCRLAHNGAVPIEGKDQGWLPERFFDKEQCGGGSLIDLGAHPIYLTNRLAGSVLALNARLQQTNGIGVDDNAVVLLEYESGALGVVETSFLSNGSPFQLELYGTEGTLLMEDEQIRLKSRQSGEGEWVIPEEVLPALPMPMQQWIRAIKDGTAPTITREDVVNLTTINEAAAVSHKKGRRIELRELAEQVNG